The proteins below are encoded in one region of Saccopteryx leptura isolate mSacLep1 chromosome 1, mSacLep1_pri_phased_curated, whole genome shotgun sequence:
- the LOC136388888 gene encoding U6 snRNA-associated Sm-like protein LSm8, protein MTSTLENYINRTVAVITSDGRMIVGTLKGFDQTINLILDESHERVFSSSQGVEQVVLGLYIVRGDNVAVIGEIDEETDSVLDLGNIRAEPLNSVAH, encoded by the coding sequence ATGACGTCCACTCTGGAGAACTACATCAACCGAACTGTTGCTGTTATTACCTCTGACGGGAGAATGATAGTGGGAACACTGAAAGGTTTTGACCAGACCATTAATTTGATTTTGGATGAAAGCCATGAACGAGTGTTCAGCTCTTCACAAGGAGTAGAACAAGTGGTCCTAGGGTTATACATCGTAAGAGGTGACAATGTTGCAGTCATTGGAGAAATTGATGAAGAAACAGATTCTGTGCTTGATTTGGGGAATATTCGGGCAGAGCCTCTGAACTCAGTAGCACACTGA